In Armatimonadia bacterium, a single window of DNA contains:
- a CDS encoding DUF4838 domain-containing protein, with the protein MSAVTRLLLLPLLLLPGLLQAEPLILAEDGRSDFQIVLADDASASTRYAAEELQHWLKEITGATLPVVSDKTPSSAHEILLGSNAHLDRIGVQVPLKDLGDEGYVLRTVGPHLVIAGGNLRGNLYGVYDLLEDHFGCRWFTPTVSRIPKQSHLTVGPLDEMQKPALEYREPFVKDCFDGDWCARNRVNSQASTLAKKHGGKVTYVGFVHTFNELVPPNKYYDQHPEYFSLINGKRMKGYYQLCLTNPDVVRIATEEIRRRMRANPDAMVFSVSQNDTGYPCQCDRCQAIVKREGSESGPLIEFVNQIADAVKDEFPGKVIDTLAYQYTRKAPATVRPRPNVIVRLCSIECCFSHPLGTCDSAQNASFRKDIADWAKVCNRLWVWDYTTSFANYLVPFPNLRVLDDNIRFFVQNHVTGIFEEDNHTSYQGELSSLGGYMMAKFLWNPDYDENAAMDEFLEGVYGRAAGPIRRYIDLLHDKVAKENLHMHIWEGPGAAYLTDELLAQADKLWDEAEAAVAQEPKVLQRVRTARLSPDWAILERTARATTSPYEFRKGRYEADLDPTWAKRFDRFFSVAASSGLTALSEGGSSPAAFKERISRKSGSFEVVPISSEGVKLEVVPGLGGRILSLRSSDNGPNLFSLGMPEDPGYPATGGYAESWQGGFQGPGWAESYKAKPPEETDDCRALEMSADLKEGVRLSRTVMVPKRGGYFEVLSTVTNSRKEDQSGDLRATFALNLGSTDQVTAVVPGAGEKGVFSLSLPEDEATRQWSFTGAQVAQGVKLVNHAAGLGIEVIPSAPAIDRVWIRVDARRNTVSFEVKTRAQLRPSESTWLRQWVRPLKDLSVVPAALHTGAKTHRALRVIAQDDQIGLGQYGNWCWIEQEPTAEDGFAVRLNNNHIEWCVQWNYSPAQFEPNTKYDVYARIRVAKKGNGGDAFWAGIYDTVHAVGLGSIQPKMTEIKDSEWHLYKLGTVTPAKGHYVWMGPQANAANQDGLWLDYFELRAVK; encoded by the coding sequence ATGTCCGCCGTCACCCGACTGCTGTTGCTGCCCTTGCTCTTGTTGCCCGGTCTTCTACAGGCCGAACCCCTGATCCTGGCCGAGGACGGCCGCTCAGACTTCCAGATCGTACTGGCCGACGATGCCAGCGCCTCTACCCGTTACGCGGCGGAGGAACTGCAGCACTGGCTCAAGGAGATCACCGGCGCGACGCTGCCGGTGGTCTCGGACAAGACCCCGTCGTCTGCGCATGAGATCCTGCTGGGCAGCAATGCTCACCTCGACCGGATAGGCGTCCAGGTTCCGCTCAAGGACCTCGGTGACGAGGGCTACGTACTGCGGACCGTCGGCCCGCACCTGGTGATTGCCGGCGGGAACCTGCGCGGGAACCTGTATGGCGTGTACGACCTCCTGGAGGACCACTTCGGCTGCCGGTGGTTCACTCCCACAGTGAGCCGCATTCCGAAGCAGAGTCACCTGACGGTCGGCCCGCTCGACGAGATGCAGAAGCCCGCACTCGAGTACCGCGAGCCCTTCGTCAAGGACTGCTTCGATGGTGACTGGTGCGCGAGGAACCGCGTGAACAGCCAGGCCTCCACGCTGGCGAAGAAGCACGGCGGCAAGGTCACTTACGTCGGCTTCGTCCACACCTTCAACGAGCTCGTGCCGCCGAACAAGTACTACGACCAGCACCCCGAGTACTTCTCGCTGATCAACGGCAAGCGCATGAAGGGCTACTACCAGCTCTGCCTGACGAACCCCGACGTGGTGCGGATCGCCACCGAGGAGATCCGCAGGCGCATGCGGGCGAACCCCGACGCGATGGTGTTCTCGGTTTCGCAGAATGACACCGGATACCCGTGCCAGTGCGACAGGTGCCAGGCCATCGTGAAGCGCGAGGGTTCGGAGTCGGGCCCGCTGATCGAGTTCGTCAACCAGATCGCCGACGCCGTGAAGGACGAGTTCCCCGGCAAGGTCATCGACACCCTCGCCTACCAGTACACCCGGAAGGCACCGGCCACGGTCCGTCCGCGACCGAATGTCATCGTGCGATTGTGCAGCATCGAGTGCTGCTTCTCGCATCCCCTGGGAACCTGCGACAGTGCGCAGAATGCCTCCTTCCGCAAGGACATCGCCGACTGGGCGAAGGTCTGCAACCGGCTGTGGGTCTGGGACTACACGACCTCCTTTGCCAACTATCTGGTGCCCTTCCCCAACCTGCGAGTGCTGGACGACAACATCCGCTTCTTCGTCCAGAACCACGTGACCGGGATCTTTGAGGAGGACAACCACACCTCCTACCAGGGCGAGCTTTCGTCGCTGGGCGGCTACATGATGGCCAAGTTCCTGTGGAACCCGGACTACGACGAGAACGCAGCGATGGACGAGTTCCTCGAGGGCGTCTACGGGAGGGCCGCCGGCCCAATTCGCCGCTACATCGACTTGCTGCATGACAAGGTGGCCAAAGAGAACCTCCACATGCACATCTGGGAGGGCCCCGGCGCAGCCTATCTCACTGACGAGCTTCTGGCCCAGGCGGACAAGCTCTGGGACGAAGCCGAAGCTGCAGTCGCTCAGGAGCCGAAGGTGCTGCAGCGTGTACGCACTGCCCGCCTGAGTCCGGACTGGGCGATCCTTGAGCGCACCGCTCGCGCCACCACCAGCCCATACGAGTTCCGCAAGGGACGCTACGAAGCCGACCTTGACCCAACCTGGGCCAAGCGCTTCGACCGCTTCTTCTCGGTCGCCGCCTCCAGCGGGCTGACGGCCCTCAGTGAAGGCGGCTCCAGCCCGGCGGCCTTCAAGGAACGCATCTCACGCAAGAGCGGGTCCTTCGAGGTTGTGCCGATCTCCAGCGAGGGCGTGAAGCTTGAGGTCGTCCCCGGGCTCGGCGGACGGATCCTGAGCCTGCGCAGCTCCGACAACGGGCCGAACCTGTTCTCGCTGGGGATGCCGGAGGACCCGGGCTACCCGGCGACCGGCGGCTATGCGGAGTCCTGGCAGGGCGGATTCCAGGGCCCCGGCTGGGCGGAGAGCTACAAGGCTAAGCCGCCGGAGGAGACGGACGACTGCAGGGCGCTTGAGATGAGCGCGGACCTGAAGGAGGGTGTGCGCCTCAGCCGGACCGTGATGGTGCCGAAGCGCGGCGGTTACTTCGAGGTGCTGTCCACGGTCACCAACTCCCGCAAGGAGGACCAGTCGGGCGACCTGCGGGCAACCTTCGCGCTGAACCTGGGATCGACCGACCAAGTGACGGCAGTCGTCCCCGGCGCCGGCGAGAAGGGCGTCTTCAGCCTCTCGCTACCTGAGGACGAAGCCACGCGCCAGTGGTCCTTCACCGGCGCACAGGTGGCGCAGGGCGTCAAGCTCGTGAACCACGCGGCAGGTCTGGGGATCGAGGTCATCCCCTCCGCACCGGCTATCGACCGGGTATGGATTCGCGTGGATGCACGGCGCAACACGGTGAGCTTCGAGGTGAAGACCAGGGCCCAACTCAGGCCCAGCGAGAGCACCTGGCTGCGGCAGTGGGTGCGCCCGCTCAAGGACCTGAGCGTGGTTCCGGCGGCGCTGCACACCGGCGCGAAGACCCATCGCGCCCTGCGCGTGATCGCTCAGGATGACCAGATCGGGCTGGGGCAGTACGGGAACTGGTGCTGGATCGAGCAGGAGCCCACTGCGGAGGATGGCTTCGCGGTGCGTCTTAACAACAACCACATCGAGTGGTGCGTGCAGTGGAACTACTCGCCCGCGCAGTTCGAGCCGAACACGAAGTATGACGTGTATGCCCGGATTCGCGTCGCGAAGAAGGGCAACGGCGGCGACGCCTTCTGGGCGGGAATCTACGACACGGTCCACGCCGTCGGTCTCGGGAGCATCCAGCCCAAGATGACGGAGATCAAGGACAGCGAATGGCACCTGTACAAGCTCGGGACTGTCACTCCGGCCAAGGGCCACTACGTGTGGATGGGACCTCAGGCCAACGCAGCTAACCAGGACGGCCTCTGGCTGGACTACTTCGAACTGAGGGCGGTCAAGTAG